DNA sequence from the Thermococcus gammatolerans EJ3 genome:
TCGATCTTGATGTTCGTCGTTCTAAAACCGCGAGCCTTCATGAGCATGCCGAGAGAAGCGCTGGTGATTCCCTTCCCGAGACCGCTAACGACACCCCCCGTGACAAAGATGAACTTCGTCATGGCAAAACCTCCGGAAGTTATGTGGGTCATTGAGCCGGGAGTGTTTAAAAAGTTAAGGGAAGGAGAAGGGAGGTCAGTTCCTTCTTCTGAGAAGGAGGGGTATTATTGCAAGGCCGACGATGGCAGCTGGGCCACAGAAGCCCTTGCCACCACCCTTGGAAGTCGTCGTGGTAGTGGTGGGTGTGGTGGTAGTAGTGGCTGTTGTAGACTCACTGGTGCTGGCAGTGGTAGTGGTAGTAGTCGTGGTGGTTGTCGTCGTTGTGGTAATGCTCGAGGTAGTAGTTGTGGTAGTTGCCGAAGTTGTCGTCGTGGTTGGGCTGGTTGTAGTAGTTGTCGTAGTGGTGGTTGTCGTCGTTGTAGTTGTGGTGGTTGTCGTCTGCGGTGCAAAGTTCAGCTTGAGGGTCTTTGTGACTTTGTTTCCGTAGAAGTCTACGGCCGTAATCCTGATCTCGTAGTTTGATTTCTCAAGTGGCGGGATCTGGAAGAGGAAGTACTTGTTCGTGGGCTTTCCACTGGCGGGTTCAGCCGGGAAGCGTGTGGTGTTTCCGTAGGCAAAGGGCTTTCCGGCATTCTCATCGTAAATCTCGGCGTAGAGGTCGCGGATGCCGAGGTTGTCGGAGGCGCTGACGTAGAGCTTTATGACCTTGCCCGGCACAGGCTTGCTCGGGAGGGTGTAGGCCATCGAGAGGTCGGGGGCCTTGGTGTCCTTCTCGAGGTCGACTACGAGCTGCCAGGTTCCAAGCGGGATCGTTACGTTGAGGAGCATGTAGTGCTTGTCACCTATCGTTCTCTCCCCGAGTACCTCGTACGTGATGTTGGTCGCATCGGGATCTACCTTGGCTCCCTCCGGAACCACGACCGTCAGAGGTCCGCTAATTGGCCTGTACTCGTTTATGAACTTGATCGCAGTTCCATCGCTTCCCTCGTGCCTGAAGACTATAAACCTCTGGGGAACCGGCAGTGATACGAAGTCTCCAAAGACCGTTCCAAACATCTCCTCGACGGGCTTCATCTCAACGGTGCCGTTCGCATAAATCGTGATGAGGTTCGAACCGTACCATGTCGGGCTCCTTCCGGGCCTGCTCGGCGGGTTGGTCTCCTTGTCGGGAGCGCCGGTTGCGGTCAGGGTGGCGAACCAGTGCTTCCTGCCCTCCTTGTCGATGAATATGACTGTCTTGTCGTGGTGGATGTGACCGCTCAGAATGAGCGTTATGTTGTACTTCTCAACGTCTTGGAGGAAGCGCCTTGCTATGTCCTCGCTCGTGTGCTCCGGCCCACCGATCCAGTACCAGCTGACGTGCGGCGCTATCTCTGCCCAAGACTCGTTGTCAAAAGCCGTTCCGTTGATGTAGCCGCCCTTCTTGCCGAGGGATGCACTGTACCAGAACGGATGGTGGACGAGCACTATCGGGATCTTGTCCGGATGCTCCTCGAGAACGCTCTCCATCCACTCGAGCTGGGCAAGTTCTGGATGGGCCTCGTCGCCCCTGCTGTCAAGGCCTATTATGAGGAACTTCCCTATTATCCTGTAGAAGTACCTCGGACCTATGAGCTTCGTGAAAACCGTCGGCGGATCGTCGTGGTTGCCCTTGATGTTGATGACGAGCCTTCCGCCGGCGGAGGTTCTCTCGAGGATATCGAGCATTATCCGATAGCCGGCGTAGTCACCGGCAGTATCAACGTCGTCACCCGTGTTAACTATGAGCGTTGCGCCGGGGTTCATCGTCCAGTAGGTGTAGGCGCTGTCTGTCGCGACGGCACTGTGGAGGGGTATAACTCTGGAGCAGTTCTTTTCGAGCTTGAAGATGTCCCGCTGGAAGAAGTCACCGCATACGTAGCCGATCTTCGAACCGCTGGTTATGTGGGTGTCGCTGAGGTGGGCTATGCGGAGGACGCTGGGATACTCCTTGAAGACGTAGACGCCGTTTGGAATTACCGTTTCACCCGAGGGCGTGTGTACGATAAGGAAGTAGTCGTCGGGTACGACTTCTTCGGGAATCCTGGCCGTTATGACGCCGCCGTTCATGAAGGCCTCAAGCTCGTATGGTCCGTGAAGTATGGAGACAATCTCGACCTTGGTGATGTTCACGCCCTCCTTCGGGATTAGGGTTATCTCCGATCCCGGCGTTGCTATGGCGGGGGCTCCCGGCGAAGGCTCCACGAGAACTGAGCTGTAAGTATGGCTGACGCTCGATGCC
Encoded proteins:
- a CDS encoding metallophosphoesterase, whose product is MRKVAFLVVLLLVGAIFGMRGTGTTAAASSVSHTYSSVLVEPSPGAPAIATPGSEITLIPKEGVNITKVEIVSILHGPYELEAFMNGGVITARIPEEVVPDDYFLIVHTPSGETVIPNGVYVFKEYPSVLRIAHLSDTHITSGSKIGYVCGDFFQRDIFKLEKNCSRVIPLHSAVATDSAYTYWTMNPGATLIVNTGDDVDTAGDYAGYRIMLDILERTSAGGRLVINIKGNHDDPPTVFTKLIGPRYFYRIIGKFLIIGLDSRGDEAHPELAQLEWMESVLEEHPDKIPIVLVHHPFWYSASLGKKGGYINGTAFDNESWAEIAPHVSWYWIGGPEHTSEDIARRFLQDVEKYNITLILSGHIHHDKTVIFIDKEGRKHWFATLTATGAPDKETNPPSRPGRSPTWYGSNLITIYANGTVEMKPVEEMFGTVFGDFVSLPVPQRFIVFRHEGSDGTAIKFINEYRPISGPLTVVVPEGAKVDPDATNITYEVLGERTIGDKHYMLLNVTIPLGTWQLVVDLEKDTKAPDLSMAYTLPSKPVPGKVIKLYVSASDNLGIRDLYAEIYDENAGKPFAYGNTTRFPAEPASGKPTNKYFLFQIPPLEKSNYEIRITAVDFYGNKVTKTLKLNFAPQTTTTTTTTTTTTTTTTTTTSPTTTTTSATTTTTTSSITTTTTTTTTTTTTTASTSESTTATTTTTPTTTTTTSKGGGKGFCGPAAIVGLAIIPLLLRRRN